TCCGCTAATCTTTGAGTGCGGCAAGGGCCTATAGCTCAGACGGTTAGAGCGCTTCCCTGATAAGGAAGAGGCCACAGGTTCAAGTCCTGTTAGGCCCACCTGCGCGAAGGCCCCGATCACCTGGTGATCGGGGCCTTCGACGTGTTGGGCCCGTAACCCCGCCCCGGCCCGCTCGTTGGGCCCGGTGCGCAGAGGCAACACAGGGTGAGCTGACTCGAAACTGATGTGAAGTCGGGGATAGCCGGGCGACAGACCCGGTCATCGGGTGACGTGGGACGTAGCGCGACCTCTGCTCCGGTCGGCGGATGATCCGGCCCCGCCCGCCCCGGGCTCCCGGGCGGTTCCCACGTCATGTCTTCATTCACCCTGTGAGGCACTCCCATGTCCATGGAAGCCGCGCTGCTCGAATCCAGGACGCTCCGCAGCGGCCTGTGCGAGCGCACCGAAGCCCTCGACGAGGTCAAGGCCCTCGTCCTGCTGCCCGACGGCCTGTACGTCACCACGCGGATGGTGGCGGACTACTTCGAGGTCGGCGAGGACGTCGTCCGACAGTTGGTCCGACGCAACCGGAAGGAGCTGGAGAGCAACGGATACTTCATCCACAAGCCTGTGGAAAACCCCGCAGGCCAGAGTGACAAGATGTCACTCTGGCAGGTCAGCGGCCATGAAGGGGGCGAAGGCGCTCCGCCGGCGGACAACCCCTACGGCCGCCCGCAGGGCGGTGGCAACGGCGTCGCCCTTTACTCGCGGCGGGCCGTGCTGAACGTCGCGATGCTGCTGCGGGACAGCGAGGTGGCCCGGCGGGTGCGCGGGCGGTTGCTGGACGCGGTGGAGGCGGCGGCGCGGCCGGTGGTGCGGCCGCCGGTGGTGCACGCGTTCCGGGGGCGGCCGTGGCGGCGGTGGAGCGAGCTGCGGTGGGACGAGTACGAGGCGGAGCGGCGGGACCCGGCGGTGGCGGCCTGGCGGCGGCGGATCGACGGGCTGGAGCCGTTCGGGGCGTACCGGCCGGGGGAGGACGGTCCGGCGGTGCCGTACGCGGGGGAGCCGGAGCCCGGGTTCACCGCGGCGGACCTGCCGGCGCTGGTCGCGGGGCTGGTGGTGTCGGTCGGGTCGATCGAGCGGCGGCTGGAGGCGCAGGGGGTGCTGATCACCGCGATCGGTGAGCGGATCTCCCGGCAGGAGGCGCGGATCGACGCCGTGGAGGCCCGGTGCGACGCCCTGGCCGAGGACGCGCGGGCGATCCGCCGGGACGTGGCCCACCTGCGGCGGCGGCATCGGCGGTAGGCCGTAGCGGGAGGGGTGCGCGGGCGCGCCGCCGGGCGGGAACGGTGGCGCGCCCGGGCGCGTTGCCGGGGCGTGGGAATCTTCTGGGCGATGAGCCTGCCGGGGCTGGTCTGCGCGCTGGTGGTGCTGGCCTTCGTGGATCAGCTCGCGCTGCGGGCCAGCCGGAGCCGCTGGGTGCCCTGGCGCGGGTCGGGCCGGGAGGGGCAGGTCTCGGCCACCGGGTTCGAGCAGTTGCACGCCCAGTTCGCGGCCGGGAAGCAGGCCGAGCTGGAGCAGCGGAAGACCACCCTGATGCTCCGGGACGAGGAGGGCGAGGGCGCCCCGCCGCGTTCGACGGTGGACTTGGACGGGGGCGTGGCGGTGATCCGCGCGGGGGACCGGCGGTCGGACGATCGCACTGATGGTGGGGTGTCAAAGCCGGTGGCGGATCGGTCGGTTGGCGGTGGCGGGGGCCGCTCTTGAACCGGTTACCGGTGTGTATCATCGGCCCCAGGGCGGTCTGCACCCTGACCGCCGGTTCGTGCTCCCCCATCCAAGCAAGCAAGAAGGACGAGGTCCCACGGTGAAGAAGCTCCTCCTGGTCGCCCTGGTCGCCCTCGGCGGCTTCTTTGTCTACCGTCAGGTCCAGGCGGACCGCGCCGAGCAGGACCTGTGGACCGAGGCGACCGACCCGGTCCCCGCCGGCCGCTGAGCGCCGACTGACGCAGTCTTCTCGGACCGGCCCGCGGAGCACGGGCCGCGGCCGGTCCGAAACCCGCGTGGGCGGTTGCCCGGGAGCGGGTAGGCTATCCCCCGTTGCTCGGGGCCTTAGCTCAGTTGGTAGAGCGCTGTCTTTGCATGGCAGATGTCAGGGGTTCGACTCCCCTAGGCTCCACAGTCGACGAACGGCCCCCGACCTGGGGAAACAGGTCGGGGGCCGTTCGCGTGTGCTCGGGGCGCGCTCAGTGCGGCTTGCGCGGGTCGTGCGGCTTGGGGCGGTCGTCCGAGGCGGGCTTGGCGTCGGCGTCGGTGTCACCGTCACCGTCGATCTGCGCGCTGCCGTCGCCGGAGCCGGGCTCCTCGCGCGGCACGGAGCCGTTCAGCACCGCGCCGCCGACCGGGCCGCCGGCGACGCTGCCGGGGGTTGGCTCGTCGGGGGAGACCGGGGAGACCGGAGAGACCGGGGAGGACGGGGCCGCGGCCGTCGCGGTGGACGAGGCACCGGCCGGGACGGTGCTCGGCGGGGTGACCGGCGCCGGGGCCTCGGTCAGCCACTCGGGGTTGTTCTGCTTGCGGTACCACTGCCAGGCCAGCACGCCGGTGCCGATGGCCAGGGTGCCGGCCACCGCGAGACCGGTGGCCCAGCCGTTGCGGTGCTGCTTCTTGGCGTTCTTCGCGGCCAGCGCGCCGATCTCGGCGGCGCTGACGTTGCCGTGCAGCGCGGTGACCGCGGCGGCGCCGCGCTGCTGCGCCTCCTGGGCGATCGGGGTGACGGTGTCCTTGGCGGCCTGGAAGGTCTCGGTGACCTTCGGCACCACGGTGGCCTTGGCCTGCCCGGCGGCCTGCCCGGCCGAGACCTTGGCGGCGAGGGCGGCCTCCTGGGCCCGGTGGACGGCCCGGAGCGCGGCCTTCTGAGTCTCGGGGGGGAGGTTGGAGAAGGCGTTCTCCAGGTGCGGGGCGACGTGCTTGACGTACTGCACCCGGGCGGCGTGCGCGGCCTGCCCTGCTCCCGCCTTGGCCTGCGCCCCGGCGGCCGCGGCCTTCGGGCCGAGCGCCTCCAGCTTGGGGCCGAGGGTCTGCCTGGCCCCTTCCGCGTAGTGCAGGGCGGCCTCCTTGGCGGAGACGGCGTAGGGCGCGACGGCGTCCTTCGCCCGTCCGGCGGTCTCGCGCGCGGTGTCCGTACGGCTCACGGGCTTCTCCTTCTCGGCGGGTCTCCGGTGTGGTCCGGTATGCACTTTTCCACCTGATAGGAGATCATGCATCGCGCCCGGCCGCCGGGCACCTTCGGCTGAGCCGTACGCGGGCCGCGTGGGATGATTCTTCGGATAGTCAGTGGAAAACAAGGAAGGTACTGCCGTGGCCGAGGAACTCACCGCCACCCTGAAGACCAACCACGGTGACATCGTGGTCAAGCTCTTCCCGAACCACGCTCCGAAGACCGTGGCCAACTTCGTGGAGCTGGCCGAGGGCACCCGCGAGTGGAAGAACCCGGAGACCGGCGAGCT
The window above is part of the Kitasatospora sp. NA04385 genome. Proteins encoded here:
- a CDS encoding endonuclease/exonuclease/phosphatase family protein, with protein sequence MSMEAALLESRTLRSGLCERTEALDEVKALVLLPDGLYVTTRMVADYFEVGEDVVRQLVRRNRKELESNGYFIHKPVENPAGQSDKMSLWQVSGHEGGEGAPPADNPYGRPQGGGNGVALYSRRAVLNVAMLLRDSEVARRVRGRLLDAVEAAARPVVRPPVVHAFRGRPWRRWSELRWDEYEAERRDPAVAAWRRRIDGLEPFGAYRPGEDGPAVPYAGEPEPGFTAADLPALVAGLVVSVGSIERRLEAQGVLITAIGERISRQEARIDAVEARCDALAEDARAIRRDVAHLRRRHRR
- a CDS encoding DUF6191 domain-containing protein, translated to MSLPGLVCALVVLAFVDQLALRASRSRWVPWRGSGREGQVSATGFEQLHAQFAAGKQAELEQRKTTLMLRDEEGEGAPPRSTVDLDGGVAVIRAGDRRSDDRTDGGVSKPVADRSVGGGGGRS
- a CDS encoding DLW-39 family protein — translated: MKKLLLVALVALGGFFVYRQVQADRAEQDLWTEATDPVPAGR
- a CDS encoding DUF5324 family protein; the protein is MSRTDTARETAGRAKDAVAPYAVSAKEAALHYAEGARQTLGPKLEALGPKAAAAGAQAKAGAGQAAHAARVQYVKHVAPHLENAFSNLPPETQKAALRAVHRAQEAALAAKVSAGQAAGQAKATVVPKVTETFQAAKDTVTPIAQEAQQRGAAAVTALHGNVSAAEIGALAAKNAKKQHRNGWATGLAVAGTLAIGTGVLAWQWYRKQNNPEWLTEAPAPVTPPSTVPAGASSTATAAAPSSPVSPVSPVSPDEPTPGSVAGGPVGGAVLNGSVPREEPGSGDGSAQIDGDGDTDADAKPASDDRPKPHDPRKPH